From one Candidatus Omnitrophota bacterium genomic stretch:
- a CDS encoding peptidoglycan-binding domain-containing protein, whose translation MSRRAVVALVAVISIFLLSSVVLAMGRKVKPAEQQPASLGTSQPEIELVKPEQLEPNPPITEEMKENKPQEAGIKLAPDEATKNRQIQAALKNAGYDPGAIDGKLGAKSKKAIKEFQAANGLKADGKVGAKTWAKLSTYILPAGTTENEAAPVTNFDKATPKKGGK comes from the coding sequence ATGTCAAGAAGAGCTGTGGTAGCCTTGGTGGCCGTGATATCGATATTTCTGTTGTCCAGCGTCGTACTGGCGATGGGCAGGAAAGTAAAACCCGCAGAACAGCAGCCCGCGTCGCTCGGCACCTCGCAGCCGGAGATAGAACTCGTAAAACCCGAACAGCTCGAGCCCAATCCCCCTATAACCGAAGAGATGAAAGAGAACAAGCCCCAGGAAGCCGGCATCAAATTGGCTCCCGATGAAGCTACAAAGAACAGGCAGATACAGGCCGCCCTTAAAAACGCAGGGTACGATCCCGGCGCGATTGACGGGAAATTAGGCGCCAAATCCAAGAAAGCTATAAAGGAATTCCAGGCCGCGAACGGCCTTAAGGCAGACGGCAAAGTCGGCGCGAAGACATGGGCGAAACTAAGCACATATATTTTACCGGCCGGAACCACGGAGAACGAGGCGGCCCCGGTTACCAATTTCGATAAGGCTACACCGAAAAAAGGAGGCAAGTGA
- a CDS encoding OmpA family protein has translation MFKISRLGVVALLLAAVFAASGCAVGFYKRSPNDMRKIEDLKAEVERLKLLRDQENRELESARAELERRLKGEQGVSVEMSERGLVVTFLAEVLFDSGKAKVKTPAHEVLDKVAKVITDKAPDRNIAVEGHTDNEPIKKSGWKSNWELSTARATSVLHYLEEKGIAPKKLQATGYGEYRPVASNDTIEGRQKNRRVEIIILPRMSKAESEFLKEHEKESEYTK, from the coding sequence ATGTTTAAGATATCCAGATTAGGCGTCGTCGCGTTATTATTGGCCGCGGTCTTTGCGGCCTCCGGTTGCGCGGTAGGTTTCTACAAGCGCAGCCCCAACGATATGCGGAAGATAGAGGACCTCAAGGCTGAGGTCGAGCGCCTCAAATTATTGAGGGACCAGGAGAACAGGGAACTTGAGTCGGCCAGGGCCGAGCTCGAGAGGAGATTGAAGGGCGAACAAGGCGTCAGCGTGGAGATGAGCGAACGCGGCCTCGTCGTGACGTTCCTCGCCGAAGTGCTCTTCGATTCCGGCAAGGCGAAGGTAAAGACGCCTGCGCATGAAGTGCTGGATAAGGTCGCGAAGGTGATAACCGATAAGGCCCCGGACAGGAACATCGCGGTAGAGGGCCACACCGATAACGAGCCGATAAAGAAATCCGGCTGGAAATCGAACTGGGAACTCTCTACGGCGCGGGCGACGTCAGTCCTCCATTATCTGGAGGAGAAGGGCATCGCGCCCAAGAAATTGCAGGCTACCGGTTACGGCGAATACCGCCCCGTGGCCTCCAACGATACAATCGAAGGCAGGCAGAAGAACAGAAGGGTAGAGATAATAATACTGCCCAGGATGTCGAAAGCGGAATCCGAATTCCTAAAGGAACACGAGAAGGAGTCGGAATACACTAAATAG